Genomic DNA from Podospora pseudoanserina strain CBS 124.78 chromosome 4, whole genome shotgun sequence:
CAAGATGGGACTGGCCGTTTGTAAAGCTCATCCGTCTGCTCTTTGTGTATCGTCCGGAGAATTCCTTCCTGTGTCCGTCTGCAGCAGCTggtcatcttcctcactTGCATTGCATCATGTGGCCAGGGTTTCTGTCGTCCTATCTACTTGCTCCCTATTCACTTGCTCTCTAATCACTTGCATCCGATCTAGTGTCATTGTAAAAAGCATCTAGTTTAAAATATCACTCCAGAATAGATAGCTAAtaggaagaagagaaataCTGAGAGCTGAACCAGGCCTCAATATAGTAACCTTTTAAAACGCCCAAATCAAATCCCGCCAAACCCGGTGCTCTGGACCGCAGAGACTATCAGACCTCTAGTCTACCCAAGGGATATCTATCTATAGCAACCAGCCCTAGTATAACTCCCAataccaaaacaaaacaatcaACCATAACACCATCCCAATGCAATGCATCCTCCCAGTCCaatccccttttcctttcccaaAACTACAAAAATACAAAGAAAACAACCGCAACCCCCCCAAGAAGCAACGCCGAAACAGCCCCAGGATGAGCCTCCTTCATCGCTCcactcccaacaaccacaatcGCCGGCCCAGAGCTACTAGAAGAAGCTAAATCGGTGCTCTCGGCCCCCAAAGCGGTGGCGGCAGCCGTTTCAACGCTGGGCGAGTCGTTCATCCCTGCCTGAGCCGCAGCACCAGCAGGTATCGTTCCGTTCCCAGCCGACGTCGTGGCATCGATCGGGTATATTACCGTCAGTTTGAATACTGATGTTGGTGCGCTGCCAGCCGTGTCAGCATTCGTCGGGGAAGGAGTGTTATCAGTCATGGAGGAGGTTATCGGACCTGTTCCGCCGTTGCTACCTTTACCGTCTtttccctcacccccaccagATGCCGTTGACGTGGGCGCAGGACgcctgttgttgtcgtcgtcgccgttgGATCCGGCGTCTGTTGTGGTCTGCGAGCCGCCTTCGCTGCAGGTGCTGCATGGGCTGTTGGGGTCTTTGCCCTCGCCGTTGTTGTTCTCTCCGTTTTGGCCGTCGCGATTGCCTCCGTTGCCCATATTATCCTTAttgtccttgttgtccttgttgtccttgttgtccttgttgtccttgttgtccttgttgtccttgttgtccttgttgtccttgttgtccttgttgtccttgttgtccttgttgtctTTGGAGTCAGTGCCGCCAGTGGATGTGCTGTTTCCGCGGCCACCGCCCATGTTGTTGCAGTCGCCTCCCGGGCGCTGGCACGGGCTATCAGAGCCGGACCCAGAGCTGCCTCTATCGTCGCCGTTGCCGTtatccttgtccttgttATTCTTGTCCTTGTTATCCTTATTGCCCTTGTCCATACCGTCCATGCCATCCTTATTGTCCTTGTTCTCACGGTCGTTctggtcatcatcaccagagcCCCCTCGAGAGCCACCAGATCCATAGTCACGGTTGTTGCCATCTCGGTCCTTATCATCCTTATTCTCACGACCATCATCGGTGCTGCCACGATCTGAACCAGAACCAGAGTCGCCCCTGTCCTTTCCGTCCTTGTTGTCACCACCGTGGATGCTCTCGCAGATATCGCATGGCTCCTTGTTGTCAGATCCCGAGTCACCACCATTGCGCCCACCGTCTCTGTTATCGTCAGAGCCGGCGttgccggagccggagccgttAGAACCGCccttgttgtcgttgttgtccttgttgtccttgttaTCCTTGTTGTCATTATCCCCACCGCCATTCACGCTGTCGCAAATATCGCAGggctcatcatcaccgttTCCATCCCCATTGCCGTTACCGTTATCGTTTCCGTTGTCGTTTCCTCTACCGTTTCCATTGTCATTTCCGTTACCATTGCCGTTGTTGTCTTTATTATCACCACCGTTGATCTGGTCACAAACATCACAGCCAGGGTCCGATCCTGACCCTGAGCCCGACCCGTTGCCAGATCCTGATCCAGAACCACTACCAGATCCAGACCCAGATCCCGACTCCGACCCAGAATCagctccagcaccagcagtAGCACTCGCCCCCGCCTCCGCCCCAGCAGTAACAGTAACCGTCACCGTAACCGGCTCAGGAGTAGCCTCAcatcctgctcctgctcccgtAGTATCAGCGACCATAATCGTCGACACAAACGTAATCGTAGACGTAACCGCCACGTTCGCCTCGTCAGTAACAGTGATGGTAACCTCCTGCGTGAGCGTCGTAAGAGCCCTTGATGCCCCCGCCGTAGCGTTAGCACCTgccccagcaccagcaccagcaccagcatctccagtgccaacaacccccgggttggggaggacaCCAGGGGCAACGGTAGTGGTGATGACGGTAGGTTGCCCGGCGGCGTCGGTTGTGCTGATGGTGGCgattgttgctgctgctcctgcacCAGCGCCAGCATCGGCGGTAGCGGTGgcgtttgctgctgctccggcACCGGCATTTGCATcggccccggccccggccccggcTTCCGCTCCggcaccagcacctgcaGTAGCGGTAGCGGCAGCATCTGCTCCAGCAGTGGCAgtagcaccagcaccagcaccagcattCGCATCAGCGCCCGCACCCGCACCCGCAGAAGCCCCAGCACTAGCATTTGCACTGGCTGCCGCTCCGACATTAGCACCAGCACTGGTGTTAGCATCAGCTCCTGCGTTGGCACCGGCTCCGGCGCTGACAGTTGCTGCTGCGTCCGTCCCAGCTCCGGCATTGGCATCAGCCCCGGCTCCTGCTCCGGCAGTAGCATTGGCGGCAACATCGGCGTCACCCCCAGCGAGAGTAGAAGTGACAGTTGCGACGgctccagcagcatcagTTGCTGTGATGACTGTGACAGCTCCTGCTCCggctccagcagcaccaccagccaaggTGGAAGTGAGGGTTGCTACCGAGCCGGCGGCatcagtggtggtgatgactgTCACCGCGGCATCTGTCCCAGCTCCTGCGCTGGCACCGGCACTGGCACCAGCGTTGGCATCAGCACCTGCACCTGCACCAGCTGTAGCATTGGCAGAGGCATCAGCTCCAGCAGTGGCACCCGCTCCGGCAGCAGCGATGGTAGATGTGAGAGTAGCCACCTGACCGTCGGcaccggtggtgatgattgtgGTGACTTGTTCTCCTCCGGCAGCAGCGCCAGCCCCGGCATTCGCAtcggcaccagcaccagcagtaGCATTGCCAGCTGCTCCAGCCTCggccccagccccagcagtTGCGTtaccagcagcaccggccCCGGCTCCAGCAGTGGCAGAAGCATCAGCCCCAGCTGTAGCTGTAGCCGTAGCCCCAGCAGTGGCAGAagcatcagcaccagcactggcaccagcaccagcctcACCCCCTGCTCCCGCTCCAGCATTCCCATTAATCGTCTCATtaaccatcaccaacccactcCCCACAACCCCACTCGTAACAccacacccctccaaaaagccCTGCAAGTcaaatccccccctcccctcccccgtctcaCTCCCCGCAATCTCCGCCAAACCAATctgaaccccctcctcaataaCCAACGGCTGAGGCTGGGTATACAGCATAgtaatcatcatcacctgccCCGTCCCATTCCCCCCATTGACCATCATAAACGGCACCAGTGGGTTCGTCTCCGACGTCAACACCGGGTTCTCAAAATCCCGCAGTCTCAGCCCCGACTGGAGGTACGTCAAGGACAACTGTGCTGCTGCAACGAGCGAAGTGGGATCGAAGGCTGCAAAGGAGGAGATATTAAGAGACATGGAGAGACCAACGGCGAGGTAAGTTCTGTTGAGGGCTCCCTgaggaaaaaggaggatTGGTTCTTGAGTGAGATCTACAGGGGGGGTTAGTTATCAgaggaagaaacaaaaggagtggaggaagggggttatACCGTCAAAGGTGCATTGCCCTCCGGGCGGGAGGATAGTATTCCCGATTTTCATGAGGACATTCTTTGGTTGGGGCGGCTGCTGGGCATCGCCAGCGCCATTTTCACCACCTTGTCCGTTGCCGGCTTGTCCTTgaccgttgccgttgccatTTCCATTGCTGGATCCGCCACGgaatctccctctccatctacTCCTCCAGCTTTGACCTCTTCCACTGCCGTTGTACCCTCCTCCATATCCACCCCCAtaaccaccgccaccaccattaAACCCAGGACCGGCAGCGGTAGGGTCAAAGTTCTCCCCGTTTGGACCAGGGCCGTCAACAGCTGTGTTGAATTCGCCATCTGAACCAGGGCCGTCGACATTATTGTTATTGTTGCCATTGTTGCCACTTCCAAACCCAAATCCAAAGCTCCCACCAAAGAACCCACCTCCCGGGGCACGAGAGAAAAGCCCTGCTTGGGCTGTAGAGCCCAAGAGGGAGACGGCAAAAACGGGCAGCAGTTTCATTTTGGGCCGCTATCCCTCTGTTACCAAAGCAGAGATAAGACGATGTCGTGTAATGTCAAGTCGATaaagagacaaaagagaaaagtatatcaaaaaaaaagatgaaggTGTGTTACCAAGCATAGGGAGAAGAGAAACGTAACTAAATTCCTTCTTGTGATACTTGGTCAATTGAGAATTCAAAAATGcgaagagagaagaaaacTCTGaatgatgggatgaaaggAGAAAGAAAGTCCTGGGGATAGGCCGCCTTGAATATCACCTCACTTAACCTGGATACCAAGCCAAGGTCGACCTGTCGTGACGGACCACTACGCGGACGAAATGGAACAAGCACAAGGTCTTGATACAATCAACCTGGTCAACGGTTGAGAGCCCATTCCTAGCATAGAACTTACATAACGTTCCTTGCATAATGTGAAGATAAAGTGGCGGTCGGCTTGAAGTTGACCCTCGTCTGAGCAACTCTATCTTGCTTTCAGTAGAGACGGGACAGGTTAGATGAGAAGGGCAAAGGACCACAAGTTTGGTACTGGGGACCAGATGGGGACCCCGGCCCGGCCGTCCTGTGATGGGGACTAACAGCACTTGCTGGCATTTGTGCTGTGTAGATGATGGATAACAGGGAGAACGAGTTTCCGTTGGAGACTTCTCCAAAGTATGGCTGTGGGATGTGCTGCTAGCCGGTTTCAGTAGCTCAGTGTATGGCAGGCCAACCACTAATGTGCGCTGTGTCCGGGCTTCCAAGGCCGGTCGGGCCTGATCTGTTTGGACTTGGATTACCGGCCGGCCCGGGCTCCGGACTGGGCTAGGTCTAGGACCAGATGAACATTCACGATGAGAGATCTGCACTAGTTGGCTTCACTTGAGATGTGAGTCGTGTTGGTTGGATATAATGACTAAGAGAGGTCTGGACAAACAGACCCCAAACGAGACAAGCATGGCAGTGTCCAAGTGCAAGTCTAAAGTGCCGGTTGGAGACGGGAGTTGGGGGCTGTGGCAAGCTAAGATCTGAGatctccccttcccgcctGTCATCATAAATTTGCGGAAGACGTTCTTGGAAGCGGTTTGGCCTGGCTGGCCTCGCGGGAGAGCGGCACAGATCATCTGCGGCGGTTGGAGGACTGCGCCGTGCGGCACCGAGGTGTCGGCTTACCTTGGCATGCCACCTTTAGCCTCTctgggagaagaaaagactgGGAAGGAGTACGGCTTTCCCATGTTCCAAAGTCCATggccggaggaggtcgtTTCGGATATGTTTGGAAACGCCAAGCTCTGGATTTCTCTGGTTGCTGGTCAAGGCCTCGGTTTTGTTTTCTGGGCTTCTCGGTTTGTTCCAGCTCAAGATAGAAACATGGCGTTCCAATAACGGCCAAGtgttttgggagggtggtttcCTTGTAGTGCAAAAGTCTTGGAATAAACAAATAACAATGTTGATGCTCGTCGATTGAGAGCTATTCCTATTAAAACCAGGACTTACAACTTGATCAAGTTATAATTATAGGTATATTATTGGTTATAATATTAGCTAGCTGAAAAAGCCGAAATTTAGTGAAACGGTAGTATTAGGAGTGTTGgtatattttataaaagcTAAGACTTCTTATTCTTAAAATTTACCTTGGGTAATCCCGTTAGTTTTATATAAACCTAGCGATTTAAAGTTATATAATATTACCTTATCTTTAGGCTTTAAATTTAGTATATCCATTTAAATAAACCTTTTCGGGTAAATTTCATAAGATTATTTTTAACAAAAGTTTCATCTATTTTATAACTTATTTTAtagcttttatatttttaatttttGTTTTAgtttttataataaactaACTTTTTTTCATACTAActaaattaataatattcCTTAACATTATTTAGTTTAtaaattttaatataattgCTAGTTATAAATATTCATATATTAAGAGTCTATTCTTAAGTCATTAAATTCTATgattattaataatattttgAGTTCTCAAACTTTCTATTTTTGAAGAGGTGTTTCTTTTAGCTTATAAAAGTATTAATAGTTTTATTTTAATTGTTAATATAACAATATGTCACAGTGCCAACTAAAGACTAAAGTAAATGTCTTGTTATTGCGCAAGCGGAAGGAAAAAGGAAGCAAAGCTCTTTACAAAGCAGTGTCTGAATACCGCCGAAGCGGCGCTGCTCTTCTCAAGCTTCACACTCTATTTTCCCATGAGCTTCGCTTTGGTGCTGTGACACAATAATATTTAATGTAtaaatttcttttttcaGTTTATcgtttaaatatttattagtTTTTCAAATTTAAATTTTTcaaatttaattttataatacttaCGCTAGAACTTCATAGTCAAATATATTTTCTATAAATTATTAATCCTCCTTATTTTAACTAGCAACCttaataaatatactatGTTTTAAATTGAAGATagttataataataataaagttattattaataaagttaaTTGACcttaatttaataataataaaattaGAGCTTATTTATAAAACATTATTATTGGAAATTATAACTATTAAAACTACAGTTTATAaattatttaaattatatttGTAAATATAATATTGATTATAATACTAATTAACTAAAGAAATCGAAAACTAATAAAAGAGTAATACCAAAGTATTTAAATACCCTATAAACCCCAAAACCTTCTTTTCTTATATAGCTCACCTCACGTAATTCCGTTAGTCCTCCACAGACCTGGCGGCCTAGCGCCATGCAATACTACCTTATTTCTCAGGCCTTAAATTCAACAGTCCCCTCTCTCGCCAACCAATTCTATAGGCACGTGCTGAAGTGGAGGCCATTGTTTTTGGAAGACGCTGAGATGGGCGAGAATCATTCACACCATACGACGTTCCGCAGCATGCTGATTTCTGACTGATTTCTGATATCGGGTCTTGTTGGtagtgggtggtgatgatgcagGTCGATGCAGGGCAGAAGCTGTACACCTGTTGGTTGAGATGAACGATGGGCGATAATGGCAGGCTGCAGAGCACGAACTAACCGCTCAAGAGATGCTCTTCTGGGAGAGATGCatgagggttagggttcacAGCATATGCTCAGGTGGAATCAGAGCTCCGTGGTCGGGTGTTTGCCGTGTTTGACAGGCCTCTAGATGACAATAAATATCTCAGAGGCTCTCTGCTGTGTTTCCCCATCAAAAGTTCCGTGTCACTTGTGGGGGAAGCGCAATTGGCGACAAAagaggaggcggcgatgatggcaaaACGGTTCGCCCAGGAGCAGAGAGGCTGGAGCCGGTCCGGACCTCCTTGGCATTAATTGGCACCACCGTTAGCGCGGATCTTGGCTCCCGCTTGCGCAGAACCCGGGGAGGGGTGTCGGATGGAACGCCAAACGGAGCAGCCATTCAGAGATCGAGACTCTTGATATCTGACCCGACAGCGACTTGCTTGTGATGCCTGACGATGTCCCGGCGCTGCCCCCCGGTTGCTCTGCTGACCCCTTGTTggagggatgggaagaggagaggagggttaCCAGAGAAAAGCATCAGCTGAACAAAGGCGAAAGCGGCCAGGGCGGCGGGAACAGAGCGAACTGAGCGAGACACAGCGCCCGCTCCCTCGTTGCCCGTCAATTGCCCGCCAAGTACTGATGGATCACTCAGGCAGCTGTGGGTGCCTCATCAATCCTGTTTCATCAACCACACAAGAAAGGCTAATGAGAAGCTTGTTTCTCGACTCAGCCCGGTGCGCCGTCACGTGGAAATGGCGATACCAAGCAGAGCTACCTGCCCAAGATAGCTACCCATGGACATGCAGCAAACAGCCCGGTCCGGGGGCATATTCTGTCAGAAGTGATATATagtcatctccatctccccgACTCCTCCAGGTCAGGTCCCCGTGCCCCAGGTCATTTTGTTTCGACCACATCTGGAGACGAGACCGGCCCTCTTTCCCTcgacctttttcttctctttt
This window encodes:
- a CDS encoding hypothetical protein (EggNog:ENOG503Q0KY), which translates into the protein MKLLPVFAVSLLGSTAQAGLFSRAPGGGFFGGSFGFGFGSGNNGNNNNNVDGPGSDGEFNTAVDGPGPNGENFDPTAAGPGFNGGGGGYGGGYGGGYNGSGRGQSWRSRWRGRFRGGSSNGNGNGNGQGQAGNGQGGENGAGDAQQPPQPKNVLMKIGNTILPPGGQCTFDDLTQEPILLFPQGALNRTYLAVGLSMSLNISSFAAFDPTSLVAAAQLSLTYLQSGLRLRDFENPVLTSETNPLVPFMMVNGGNGTGQVMMITMLYTQPQPLVIEEGVQIGLAEIAGSETGEGRGGFDLQGFLEGCGVTSGVVGSGLVMVNETINGNAGAGAGGEAGAGASAGADASATAGATATATAGADASATAGAGAGAAGNATAGAGAEAGAAGNATAGAGADANAGAGAAAGGEQVTTIITTGADGQVATLTSTIAAAGAGATAGADASANATAGAGAGADANAGASAGASAGAGTDAAVTVITTTDAAGSVATLTSTLAGGAAGAGAGAVTVITATDAAGAVATVTSTLAGGDADVAANATAGAGAGADANAGAGTDAAATVSAGAGANAGADANTSAGANVGAAASANASAGASAGAGAGADANAGAGAGATATAGADAAATATAGAGAGAEAGAGAGADANAGAGAAANATATADAGAGAGAAATIATISTTDAAGQPTVITTTVAPGVLPNPGVVGTGDAGAGAGAGAGANATAGASRALTTLTQEVTITVTDEANVAVTSTITFVSTIMVADTTGAGAGCEATPEPVTVTVTVTAGAEAGASATAGAGADSGSESGSGSGSGSGSGSGSGNGSGSGSGSDPGCDVCDQINGGDNKDNNGNGNGNDNGNGRGNDNGNDNGNGNGDGNGDDEPCDICDSVNGGGDNDNKDNKDNKDNNDNKGGSNGSGSGNAGSDDNRDGGRNGGDSGSDNKEPCDICESIHGGDNKDGKDRGDSGSGSDRGSTDDGRENKDDKDRDGNNRDYGSGGSRGGSGDDDQNDRENKDNKDGMDGMDKGNKDNKDKNNKDKDNGNGDDRGSSGSGSDSPCQRPGGDCNNMGGGRGNSTSTGGTDSKDNKDNKDNKDNKDNKDNKDNKDNKDNKDNKDNKDNKDNKDNMGNGGNRDGQNGENNNGEGKDPNSPCSTCSEGGSQTTTDAGSNGDDDNNRRPAPTSTASGGGEGKDGKGSNGGTGPITSSMTDNTPSPTNADTAGSAPTSVFKLTVIYPIDATTSAGNGTIPAGAAAQAGMNDSPSVETAAATALGAESTDLASSSSSGPAIVVVGSGAMKEAHPGAVSALLLGGVAVVFFVFL